From Musa acuminata AAA Group cultivar baxijiao chromosome BXJ3-8, Cavendish_Baxijiao_AAA, whole genome shotgun sequence, one genomic window encodes:
- the LOC135644914 gene encoding protein REVEILLE 5-like — MRAVLARMESQELHEVTSPKPVCDSYNQMDVDAKTSSMSIPRSKEIDSPVTEQAPRVRKPYTITKQRERWTEEEHNKFLEALQQYGRAWRRIEEHIGTKTAVQIRSHAQKFFSKVVRESGSNDNTGTSKGIEIPPPRPKRKPVHPYPRKLSHSSNKEIPALKQLERPRLQSPIICEQDNRSPTSVLSAVGSETMGSVFSIGQNGCSSPVSSAAGSNDQDDRGQSPIMMVQEEHKLRGFDPAVPASARQDQLPEVIDHCPNAYTSSEAPLPTLKLFGKMVVVTDSNVSSASGAANITQPQPTSSVDIKDLQENKALNLHSKAEMWLQRARHGVFTGDLIRSTCDAYPGQPPPLLYRFPLVGGHSVEPTFLSPPWWSIYGNLPFSYIDLQPQYPLQFGMEAAGNEDMQREGSWTGSNTASTSGAGLTDPNAVVVNSNKAENVAESDSMPCTSLKPSSIPASRRGSGGSGRGFVPYNRCAVESEVQQSVTASEDGESQAIRLCL; from the exons ATGAGAGCAGTTCTTGCGAGGATGGAGAGTCAG GAGCTACACGAAGTCACGAGTCCGAAACCTGTTTGTGATTCCTACAATCAAATGGATGTGGATGCGAAAACATCATCGATGAGTATTCCTCGCTCGAAGGAGATTGATTCACCTGTGACGGAACAGGCTCCCAGG GTCAGGAAACCTTATACAATAACAAAGCAGCGAGAGAGGTGGACGGAGGAAGAACACAACAAGTTTCTTGAAGCTTTGCAGCAGTACGGGCGTGCTTGGCGCCGTATAGAAg AACATATAGGTACAAAGACAGCAGTTCAGATCAGGAGTCATGCCCAGAAGTTCTTTTCTAAG GTGGTTCGCGAGTCTGGCAGCAATGACAACACAGGCACGTCGAAGGGCATCGAGATTCCTCCCCCTCGGCCAAAGAGGAAACCAGTGCACCCGTATCCGCGTAAATTGTCTCACTCATCCAACAAGGAGATTCCTGCTCTGAAACAACTTGAGAGGCCTCGTTTGCAGAGTCCTATAATCTGTGAGCAGGACAACAGATCGCCTACATCAGTTCTATCGGCTGTTGGATCGGAAACCATGGGTTCCGTGTTCTCAATTGGCCAAAATGGTTGCTCATCTCCGGTTTCATCTGCTGCTGGTTCAAATGATCAAGATGATCGAGGACAGTCACCTATTATGATGGTTCAAGAAGAGCATAAGCTTCGAGGTTTTGACCCTGCAGTTCCTGCTTCGGCTAGGCAAGACCAGCTTCCAGAG GTGATAGACCACTGCCCTAATGCATACACCTCATCCGAAGCGCCATTACCAACTCTCAAGCTGTTTGGAAAGATGGTAGTCGTGACTGATTCAAACGTTTCATCTGCTTCTGGTGCTGCTAACATCACACAGCCCCAGCCAACCTCATCCGTTGACATCAAAGATCTCCAAGAGAACAAAGCTCTTAATTTGCATTCCAAGGCTGAAATGTGGTTGCAAAGAGCAAGACATGGAGTTTTTACTGGGGACttgatcagaagcacatgcgatgCTTACCCTGGTCAGCCACCCCCCTTGTTGTATCGCTTTCCGTTAGTCGGAGGCCACTCTGTAGAGCCTACGTTTCTTTCTCCACCATGGTGGTCCATTTATGGCAACTTGCCTTTCTCGTATATCGATCTGCAACCACAGTATCCTCTGCAATTCGGGATGGAAGCCGCAGGCAATGAAGACATGCAGAGGGAGGGTTCTTGGACTGGTTCTAACACTGCATCGACCAGCGGAGCAGGACTAACCGATCCAAATGCTGTTGTGGTGAACTCAAATAAAGCAGAAAATGTGGCAGAGAGTGATTCAATGCCTTGCACGAGTCTAAAGCCGAGCAGTATCCCGGCTTCCCGAAGAGGGAGCGGGGGCTCCGGAAGGGGATTTGTGCCTTACAACAGGTGTGCAGTAGAGAGTGAAGTGCAGCAGTCAGTGACGGCCAGTGAAGATGGTGAAAGCCAGGCAATAAGGTTGTGTTTGTAG
- the LOC135586024 gene encoding pentatricopeptide repeat-containing protein At5g64320, mitochondrial-like — protein MPPGLRIGSLRRTLISFRAPKPHPDRFCPLSSSSQSSSCSSRSLLSGFIRATLPSRRSLSSSSQVPRGPHTSRMSPTPRLRRVDPCVVSEIVALISGDSDDLESKLRLLNLSPSHALVSETLRALNDRGVSALRFFGWVLGSYPDFRPNSEAYNLIVLNLGLFDDYSTMHRVFDEISSKGHCLTGKAFSFLAARGADVIKDSVRELVELLSRVGGSCRGSGIFSLIKLLCSMNAFDLAISVMEETARRTSYYNVLIAAKCRNLDFQGARDVFDKMRRFGCDPNTKSYNYLLGSLFKNKRVVEACELLQAMEDLGYVPDSVTFEVILVHACKANRMSFAVKFVDQMLSEGSKPSLATHAAFIKGYFWSGHAEDAYQYVVDMSMKDKCSVNMNFSLLAKLYCVSGRIEEAGRILYEMMGEGLKPNFPVYMRVMKDLHKISRGDLALELKTKFQQFSLRTDGR, from the coding sequence ATGCCTCCGGGGCTTCGAATCGGCTCGCTTCGAAGAACCCTAATCTCGTTTCGAGCCCCTAAACCCCATCCCGACCGCTTCTGCCccctttcttcttcctcccaATCCTCTTCTTGCTCTAGTCGATCTCTTCTAAGCGGCTTCATCCGCGCCACCCTTCCTTCCCGCAGATCGCTCTCCTCCTCTTCTCAGGTGCCACggggtccccacacgagcagaatGAGCCCAACGCCTCGCCTTCGTCGTGTCGATCCATGTGTGGTCTCTGAGATCGTTGCATTGATCAGCGGAGACTCAGATGATCTGGAGTCGAAGTTGCGCCTCCTGAATCTGAGCCCTTCGCATGCCCTTGTTTCGGAGACTCTTCGCGCGTTGAACGATCGTGGCGTCTCGGCATTGCGGTTCTTCGGCTGGGTTTTGGGTTCTTACCCCGATTTCAGGCCTAATTCTGAAGCCTACAATCTGATTGTATTGAACCTCGGCCTCTTCGACGATTATAGCACCATGCATCGCGTGTTCGATGAGATATCCTCGAAGGGGCATTGCTTAACAGGAAAGGCCTTCTCTTTTCTTGCGGCTCGCGGCGCTGATGTGATCAAGGATTCTGTCAGAGAACTCGTTGAGTTGCTAAGTAGAGTCGGCGGATCTTGCCGAGGATCGGGAATCTTTTCGTTGATCAAATTGCTTTGCTCTATGAATGCCTTTGATCTTGCTATCTCGGTGATGGAGGAGACGGCGAGGAGGACTTCATATTACAATGTGCTTATCGCTGCAAAGTGCAGGAACCTTGACTTTCAAGGTGCACGTGATGTGTTCGACAAAATGCGAAGGTTTGGTTGTGACCCGAACACGAAATCTTACAATTATTTGCTTGGGAGCCTCTTTAAGAACAAGAGAGTTGTTGAAGCATGCGAGTTGCTCCAAGCAATGGAAGACTTGGGATACGTTCCGGATTCGGTAACTTTTGAGGTCATTCTGGTTCATGCGTGTAAGGCTAACAGGATGAGTTTTGCCGTCAAGTTCGTCGATCAGATGTTGTCTGAAGGGTCTAAGCCAAGCCTAGCAACACATGCGGCATTCATAAAAGGATACTTCTGGTCAGGGCACGCGGAAGACGCTTACCAGTATGTGGTGGATATGAGCATGAAAGATAAATGTTCGGTCAATATGAATTTTAGCTTACTTGCCAAACTTTACTGTGTGTCGGGAAGGATAGAAGAGGCAGGCAGAATTCTTTATGAGATGATGGGTGAGGGCTTAAAACCCAATTTTCCTGTTTATATGAGGGTGATGAAGGATCTCCATAAAATATCGAGGGGAGATTTGGCATTAGAACTTAAAACCAAGTTTCAACAATTCAGCTTACGTACAGATGGCAGATGA